In a genomic window of Helianthus annuus cultivar XRQ/B chromosome 10, HanXRQr2.0-SUNRISE, whole genome shotgun sequence:
- the LOC110884210 gene encoding glutaredoxin-C13, whose product MDKIQTLTSENGIVVFSKSTCCLCYAVTILFQELGVEPLVHELDHDPNGWEIEKALVNLGCNSPPVPAVFIGGNLVGSTNEVMSLHLRGALIPLLRPYQTLA is encoded by the coding sequence ATGGACAAGATACAAACATTGACATCAGAGAACGGAATTGTCGTTTTTAGCAAGAGCACGTGTTGCTTATGCTACGCTGTGACCATTTTGTTCCAAGAACTTGGGGTCGAGCCGTTGGTACATGAGCTGGATCATGATCCGAATGGTTGGGAGATTGAGAAGGCCCTTGTGAACCTGGGCTGCAACTCCCCCCCTGTGCCAGCAGTGTTCATAGGGGGTAACCTTGTGGGGTCTACCAACGAGGTGATGTCACTCCACCTCCGTGGTGCTCTCATTCCGCTCCTCAGGCCATATCAGACACTCGCGTAG
- the LOC110884212 gene encoding glutaredoxin-C11, with protein MDRVTHLASKKAAVIFTKSSCCMCHSIKTLFYELGASPEIHEVDHDADMERALQRLGCNPAIPAVFIGGKYVGSARDVISLHVDGSLKQKLIEAKAIWF; from the coding sequence ATGGATAGAGTAACCCATTTGGCATCTAAGAAAGCTGCAGTTATCTTCACCAAGAGTTCATGTTGCATGTGCCATAGTATTAAAACACTATTCTATGAACTTGGTGCGAGTCCTGAAATTCATGAAGTTGATCATGATGCTGACATGGAGAGGGCTCTACAACGCCTAGGTTGTAATCCGGCTATCCCAGCAGTGTTTATAGGTGGTAAATATGTAGGCTCGGCCCGTGATGTCATTTCTCTTCATGTTGATGGATCACTGAAACAAAAGCTTATTGAAGCAAAAGCTATCTGGTTTTAA